The sequence ATTAATTGGACTTCATATGCTTGATGAGCTCGTACGGGGGCATTCTTTTTTGGAAGACCTTTCTAATTGAGAATGACAataacatactaaactcacacacactacacaaATGTTATGACTCGAATCCAGAATCTTTCCTATAGTACATGGGCATTCTTTAAGTTCCAAAGGACTAGTTTGTTCTTAGGTCTTTGGGCTTTGGGCAATTAATTGGGTATATATTGAATAACGCAACACTAATTTCGCATCAGGTAAATTTTTATACGATTACATGTGTAAATTTTCCATCAAAATATGGTTAAAGTCCaaagtaataaaaaacaaaatatagaaTTCATCACTTACCAAATAATCTTCTTCTGGAAGAGAATCAAAaatatactttttttcttaCACAATGGCGGTAGTGTTTTGTTAATGAGGAGAAGGAGTAACAacgacaaaaaaataaaactatgtCCTAGAGGATTAGGCGAGTACTCTATATCAAACGAAGCATAGTGGTCATCGATCTACTGAAGTAGCCTACTTTctgattgatttattttatcttgCGAGGAATCTAGAAGGAGGGATGAATAAGAGAGAAGAATCATCATTCTCCCATGAGAAATTTGCACAAACAGCGACAATGAAGAACATGAAGGGAGTTCTAATTTGATGTATGTATTTGTCTTGAAATAGGATTTATGTTTGCAACTCTGCTTCAAGGTGAcatgtttattaatttgtaattttggaGGTTGTGAATGGAATTGTGAACAATTATAATAGTCATCGAATGTTTGCTCtttttgtacatatatacTGAATACAACTCCGCGGAGCACCACAAATCGACGTAGATAGCACTACAAAAACGCTATAGAAAGATATAATAGCCCTATACGAAACTCTGTGTCAGCCGACGTTATAAAAACTCCAACTCTACCATAGCGTTTTTGACGTGCTATCGTAGACCCCTTTTCCATAGCGTTTTTTCCGACGCTgtgtttgcattttcaatagcATTCCATTAATTTTATCAGAGCCGGATGGGTAAGAAAACTCTTATAGCTATAAGGAAGGATCATACAAATCATATCTCCAAGGATATAAAATGAACGCCCAAATATACTCTGACATAATTCAGGGGCAGGATCTTTGGAAAGCACCAAACCAATACAATTGGGCATGGGTTGCGACTAGACCCTAAAACCTAAACACTGAGACAACATTCTAAAATGAAATGGCAAAACAAATTGAGTGGTGATCATGTCATTCGGAGCCATTAGATTAGAGTCTAGAGTGTGGTATAATAGGATTGGGAATCTTTATGAACCTTCAAAAGATGAAATGAAACTTTAGGTAAAACAAGCAACCTAGAAATGAATTGCAGGTGCTGATGAAGCGGCACTGAAGAATAAAGGACTTTTTATCTTCTTGTCAAAAATTGTTACGGTTGTCTCTTATACAAGAACGGCCTGCAGCTTTTTATCTTATGCATTTAGCCCAACATTATTTGATTCTTGAGTAGAATGCCCTGcttaattaccaaaaatatGGAATTTCAGAAATTGTGAACATACGAAAAGCTAGCAGATCGAAAATTCTTCATCCTTCAGCCgtaaaatacaaaatagatgGAATGTGTACAAAACAGtgcttttcttgctttttggCAGCCAAGCAAAGAGGGCTTGGCTATGTGTTAACTAGCTACCAGCGGGGCTTACCTTCAGTATCCCAACTACGTGGAACAAAGTGCGCACTTCCACTGGCTTGGGATGAACGGTTAGCAGCAAAAGGTGAATAATGCTTTGAGGAGTCCTGATGGCCTCTACCGCGGCACTGACCATGTTGCCAAGCATGGTTTGTGTCAGGTGTGAAGCCATTTCTAGACGGCCAGAAAACATTGTTTGCTGGTTGAACTCTTCCATTAGGCCTCCAGCCCTGGCTTGATGACGACTTCGATATGTTCAAATCCCTAAGGGTTCGTATTTGATCTCCTGAACCAGAACCAGCAACTCTCCACTTTTCATTACAAACAGGTGTCTCGTGAAGAGCGGCTTTTTTGTATGCTACTGCACCGTTCGCTGAATATGAGCCAGATGACATTACTCTTTCACAATGTATTCTTCCTGGAGCATGAAATCTGTCTCCAAAATCAGGACTTGCAATTGCTTTCCCTCTACCATAACCCCATCCAGTGCCAGAAAATTTGTGTATCATATTCGGGGAGCTAGAAGTGAATCTAGCATTGTTCTGGAAGCTTTGATTTCCCATATTATCTGGTTTTCTAAACCTTTCCTGAACAAGCTGACTGCTGCATTGCATTTAGTTCTTGAACAATGAGTTTAAAGAGAAATTCGTAGATATAGATGTGAATATATAACAAATGAAAGACAGAGTAAGAAGCCAAAGAACCTGGAGCTGGGTGTGCTTCCCTGATATTCGTGCCATAGTTTTGTCTCCATAAGATCGTCTTCAGTGATTGTCTGCAAATGTAGATAGAAAATGTTACAAACTGGGCTTAATTATAACATGCCACTGAATTTCTCTTATGCTAGTTGAAGGATAGTATATTAGGGAGTGAGGACATTTAACTATTGAACTCGAAAATGCATCCCAACAATGTAGTTAGAACACCAAGAACTCATTAAGCCAGTGCTAGCAAGGAACTAATCATATCCGCAGTGGCAGAGCAGGTAAACCATCACATCAAACAGATACGAAAACAAACATATATGCACGAGACCATTCAAGCTCATGAAAATAATTGCAAATTCTGAAAGTTCAGATACCTTGACAGGAAACTCTACACCAGCAAGTAAACGAGGCACATGTGGACCATCGTTTGGAAGCTCATATCCCACGCATCTGTAACATAATCAAATCAACAAAACTTATCCTTCAGGACAGCAAAACATTTACAAGATCAAAATTAACGACTCGTTAGTTTGGTTACTCACAAGACAGAGTCTTCTTGAAGTTTATGATCTCCTCCTTTAACACTGGAAGCATTCTCATGAAGACGCAAAAAACCACTAATTCCAGAACTGAAAGGGGGCAGAGAACTTATCAATAAACATTAACATTTAGAAAATACTGCAAAAGCGGTccatgaaagaaaaatgaaaaaggcaAAGTAACAAAGACAAGACTTCAGAAAGATAATTGACCTACCACAAACTGTTGTCAATCTTGATGGGGCAGTTTTCCTTTGTAAACAGTGCGACAATCTGTGATGCCATATTGTGTGTGCTTAGCACAAATAATTGATCAACTTTCTCTTTATTCCTGTCTCTGTCTTCCCCCTACACATATTGTAACACaaactgataagacaatttAAATATAAGAATGGAAAAACATCTCGTGTCtttaagaaatcaaaatatataaaaaagtttcATACCACCAACTCCTTCTCTAACTTTCTCGTTTCAGATAGAAGCCGTTCTTCTTCTATAAAAGGAAGATTGCAAATGCCCTTTCGGAGATGATAAAGTCAAAAACAATTTTAGAAGGTAAAAGAGAGAACAATCACTAGATGTCAACGAAAATGCAATACCAATGAATAACTACCAGAAATCATACAAGGAAGGAAGAGAAGACAAACCTGCCATGTAAAGCGTTTCccatccatatcaatttcaaaatctaTAGATGAAACAGAGCTTGCAATTAATTTCTATCAGATCCCATGGACTAACATAACTGATATTACAAACGTGTACTTACCAGAAGGGTAAAAGTCAATGATGGTAGAACTCTCATCTGTCATAAGTGTCTGGTAAACTTTCGGAAGTGCATGAGCACTACAAAGGAGaacatttgtattattttctTGGAGAACTTGGTAAGACCAAActtacaaaacaaagaaacataGTTACCTTCTGGGTGGTAACACAGCCATGAGAGTATCGATGGGTAAGAATGGGGAACCTTTTTCAAACTTAGATTTCACCTGACCAAGGCCCTTCAGGTCGGACGCAAAAGGCGCATAGTGGAAAGGATAAAACCTGATAGGATATTACAGTGAATGTAATGTAACAATACTTTTCATACCAATATCAAGTAAATAACTGAAGTCCATATTACATATGTCTTACCATGTCCATGATGGGGGGCCCGAAAAATAGTACAAGAGAACCCAGTGCAGTCCTTCAGTGTAGTATTTAACCTAAAGTACATCAGCAATTGGAATTGGCAAATAAGGGGAAatctaaaattaaataaataaataaaatttctgTTAAATACACAAGTAGAAAATGTACtaccaaaaccctaaaaccctATTGGAATAACACAAGATTGCATCTAATTTTGTGTAGGTTTTGCAAACAATCAACCAAACAATTTATCAAAACTCAATAAGATGAATAGTTTTGGTGCGGCCTTTGGGCCTCcattttacaaagaaaaaagtgcaGCTTctgtaagaaacaaaaaagaagaacatcaTGTGGACTAAAGAAGTATAAGATAAAATTTATGAAAGCCACACGTACAACTTCCTTTCTTTTGCTTTCAATATCCCCTGGCCCTTCTGCAgaaaatttgtatttgtaaTATCTTTCCTTGTAGCCTGCAGCAGCATATCGTACCTGTGGAAGAAATCGGCAAAGCatgtaaaaatatttgtttatatgctTGGATGTAAACGTTTCACAAGGTATTATGAGAAAGAATATTGAAACTTCAAGAAGGGAATGCTTCATACTTTGTCCGTCCCTAAATCACCATTCTTAAACAGATCAGATTTCCTTCTGATGCTATCTTTCAATTTCTGCTTAAACTCCTTTGTATTTTCTATTATCTGcaaaaatacaatataaatGACACCAAAAACCCTTCAGCAGGTCACAAAGTACATGGTAAAACTACTTTATTccatatatatgtgtgtaatCAAGCAAAATAACCTGCAGATACTCCCTGCCCCACTCCcgaacacaaaaaagaaaagtaagaaTGGAGTGTTTGATAATGGAATCTTCAATTTAAAGCACATAAACAAAGGAAAACTAAATTCATTTCCATGAAGAATAATGATTGATAAGATGACTCCGATGAGTTGCTAGAAGAATTTAAAGTATAAGCCTATCTTGAAATTCTTCTAGATACTCGGAGTCATCTTATGAGTCATTATTCATCATGGAATATGaaacaaaacacacacaaaaaacagCGTACTTGAGAATGCATATTTTCAAACATCCCAAGTGACGGAGCTTCGAATTCTTCTCCATTAGGCAATGCACAAGTACCGCTTGAATCAGTAGCTGAACTTCCAGCATCAATTTCTTCCTCTAGCTGGCAACCAATTAATTCAGCATTTGTTTCATAATGGGAAAAATAGAcaaatacaagcaatattgtCAGTgatgaatgatacttgagcaACAAGCACTTACAGAATCTTTATTAAGGCAAAGACGTCTGAGTTTACGCTCACGTAGTTCTGATCttttcttgaaaattttatcttcaTAAGCACCAACAAGAAGAATAAATTTCTCAACCCTGGATAGTTTGATGTATCCCGATTTCTTGTCATTGACCTGCTTTTGAGCATAAAAGAATTGGCATGGTCATGATCTCatctacatttttttttttcaggtgAAGAAATGCAACTGAAACAAGGCTAATCATGTTATACCCGGAGCATATCAACCATATAACCACCGAGATTTTTGAATTCCTTCTTATAGATAGTCATCAGCAAGTCTATTGCATTCTGGAAATAAGTAGTCATCATAAAAAATTAGTCTTGAGTTGAGCTTCATACATTGTATTCCCATCACTACGTATCAATGAAGTTTAGCGTAGAACCTCATGAATTTCCAAAGTTGGCATGTGGGGCAGGAAATCATTTCCAgcaaaaaaacacataaatataaaatcatcaattataCGCTCAAGATCAAACTTGAAATTCTCAGGAGGATCATTGATTTGCATATCAAGCTCCAAATATTCCCTCAAAATCCAAACATGCAAAAGCTGAAATTTGGAAGGAAAAATAGAGGTGAGACAACAGAGCAATATTCAAACTACAGGTGATGGATAAGAGGACTGTTTCAAATACCTGGTAGGGCTTTTTTACAATGGATGCTTTTCTGTTGCCTGACTTTACAGAAGATGGAGTCATTTCTCGAACAGATTGACAGTTTGCATGTTGCTGCTCCTGGTTTAGAACATCCTGTATCCAGAAATTGAAGTACTTAGAATTTCATCAGTTATCAGAACCTACAACCCGGATTAGTATAAGGAAAAATTTTATAACCCGGATTTTGGTTCCTAGTGCATTAGCTAGGCAGACCTCACTCAATAGGGGCATTGATTATTGGAAACCTTAAAAGCCAATGTGGCCAAGAAACCACCAAGGAAActtcaatatgaaatttgaaaaatgcAAAGGACTTGTAAATTTAACCTCTCTCAATATGGAAAAATGAACTTCATGTGTTGCCAAAGCCAACATTATCAAATCTGCATCCTGCATGCCAATAATTCACCACAATGTCAGAATTCAATTGTATGGGGGGCCGGAGTTTATGAAAGGAAATCTTTAAACAGAAACATGTTCATTCCCATAtagtttttccttcttcccgATTTTCCAACTATACATTATTGTAGCAAAATTAaatatggaaaacaaaaaattacaaaaactaTTAAGTAGTTGTGTTCAGCATATAATCATTCATACCAATCCATACAAGCAATGGCGGATGTTTGGATCATGCGAAGGAAAATTACGCTGCTGGCGTATGAAAGACATTATTTTGTGTTCCCCTTCTCCAGGAACATTGGCATCAGAAAGAATCACCTAAATCAATAATCATGaagttaaaacaaaaaagagatgagagaaaataaaaaatgatggATCATGTGTTCGTCAAGTTGAAATTAGAGTGGCACAAATGGAGCAGACCTTGATGTCCCTCCAGCCTGAATCATTGCTCAAACGTAAACTAATATAGCTACGAAGAGCATTCGACAATTTGTACATAAAATCAGTTCCAGGGGTGATTATATTTGAATCTGAGacttcattttccttttttggtaACACTTGTTTGCCTTCCAATTCAAACTGTCTTCtcagcttctcttcttcagcaTCCTATACAGTTGATACCAACATTTTGGGGTATAAATTTACGTATTTTCATGAACATTAAGCGGGTACAAGAAAGTTTGTGTGATTCAGAAgcataatatattaattaaaagctTAAAACCCACAGCTAATTCCTTGTCCTTGGCAGACTTGAAACGCCTGGCACGTTGTTGATTCATTTTAGCCCTTGGAGCAACTCCATCTACAAGAAATCAAGTTTATCTCCTTATATAAACTACTTCAAGTTCAAAGTATACATGACGATACATATATCAACTGAAGTAAAGAGATGATCAAGACAAGAGAAAGCAAAAATCTTACAAAAGTATTAtaacatagaaaaaaaaaaaaaaagtaaaattttgtCACCTATGGCCATGTATAAAAGCTTCCTTGGTCGAACAATGTTGACAAGTGTATCAATATATTCAAAAATATTGATGAACACCTCTTCAAAACTAGTTGGTTGCACCTGAATAAATACAgtagaaattaaaattataactaaggataaaataaagaaaatttgaaaattcttgTAGCTTGTGAAGAGAATATATAGGAATTAATAAGTTCATACTCCATCTTCATCCGATTCCGGGTGAAAGCAGGGATGGATAATCCCATTCATGTCAAGATAAAGGTTATCAAACTCCATGCCATTTGGGTTTGGTGAGCTTGTGGACTCATCTCTCTGGTCGACAATGGCCTTGACCACCACTTTGGGATACTTGTTGCCCAGCCAACGGAAGAAAGAAGGCACccccattctctctctctctctctctctctctctctctctgtgttggAACTTTACTTGCTTCATTCATGCAAGAAGAGGGTGAATATATGAATCGATTATATTCTGTATTGCGTGAATATTAAAAGGGAAAAGTTTGGCTTCATAACATTGAAGATGGGtcctctttaaaaaaaaaatatatagaggTTTTGACACTGGTCAAAtccttttaacttttttttgcttttgaattcctttaatttttctttcgaAATTTGACAAGtgtcataattttatttattctaaaAATGAACTCCTTAAAtttatgaaatatttttgctcataACTTTAACTCAAAGTGTACTCTTGTTACTCTTTTTAATATGTGACACGTGTCTATATGTATaactataattaattttttactttttatttatgaaactataattatgtatatagACACatatcaaatattaaaaagaataGTACGAATATACATTGGATTAAAATAACGTGGAAATATGCTCTCGCAATTAAGGAGTCCATCTATGGAGGAATAGAAAAAGACttatttttgcttttactCAGATTGTCTTTGCTTTTTTAAAGAGCCAGAATAATCGTAATAAAGACTAATCTTGTTGATATGTTTAGATAGACAggtaaaaattaataaattgttATTAACCAGAATCTGTACAAATTAAACTCATCAAGAAATATCTCTAGGAAATATCAACTGTCATGATTTGGACGAGTTCCCAATGGGCATAGGACCATTGACTTGATTATGGCTTATCACTCATTATTTATGTGTGGTCCCGAGGATGTTATCATGTTGTCagggggagaaaaaaaaaaagaaccaaattATAGAGAAGTAGAAGTATTTTTGCACACTATTTTAATTAAAGGTGTATGTTAATTGTCTTTTTTAACATTTGACATCAGGGGTGAAGCCAATAAAAGATCAGTGTGGTTCCAAGCTCCCAATcgtcttttatttattgtataataatattatgtatgatgtatatataatatttaacaTATTTGATTAGTTTTAGGAGATATTTATCCTTAGataaatagtaataataagtatttttttttgtccacaACCATAAAACTTCTTAATCTCTTTTTTTACTTCTCTCTTTTACCTTCTAGGTTAGTTTGTGATATTTACACTAAAAACTCCTACATTTTtaacatttctctctctttatcttttgtttAAGTTAAACtttgtgaatttttatttCCCTGTCTTTTGTCATGTTTGAGTTGGGTACCTTAATGTTAGATGTTGTGAAccatttttgtatttcttctctatgttggaatataaattattaatttttgagtCTATAATAATGTAGATGATGAGATNTAGTATTTAAGCattataaaatatgaaattgtgGACAATTATGATTGTAACGAATGGATATATTATTAATCAATATAAAACGATGTTATGAAGTAGGCCAAAAGGAGTAGTTTAGTGTCATATTAATTTAgcctatttttaaaaaatttgtgaagggccccttcaaatttgaaatcctGACTCCGTCACTGCTTGATACGTGTTTATAGGCATAATTAtgattatataaattaaagtaaaacgTTAACTATAGTTATGCATATGGACGCATGTCAAGTATTAAGAATAGTGATAAATATACACATTTGTTTAAAGTggtaaacaaaaatatttcccAAAAAATAGCAAGCAACTTGCTTCTCAGCGACATGAATttaaaatagaagaaaaacaaaataaatataagtgcaaaaaaaaaaaaaggacacttgGGTAAGCCAAAAGCAAGGCCCATTCCACAAGAAACCAAATTAAGGAAGACTAAAATGAGAAACTACTCACTCAGCCCAAAAAATGACGTGACAGTGGAAAGTAAGGGAAGTACCATAACATAAGATCCATAAACAAACTTAGATTCGAGATTTACAAAATCCAATAACGAAATTCACGATTGACGAAGGCCACCGACAgcaggagagagaaaaagaagaaaaacaacagAGAAGTAGAgagataaacaaaaaagaagacaaacagaaaaagaggaaaaaaagaaaagaaaagagaggagagaaaacgagatggaagaaaaagagaaaagttaCATGAAAAAGAAgtggagggaaaaaaaaaaaagttaactaCATTATATCCCTCCAAGTTTGGATGCATTATCAAAATGGACTAAggagtttcaatttcatcaatttccACTCCGACATTTTAATATTCAATCAATTTATATATCTCGTTAATTTAACTGTCTAATTGTTTGTGAAATTGATGATGTGGCAAATTACAGACccactttgtttttttgtttttaaattagtttttaaaaaaatattaatgtgTTATTACTTTaagaaattgttttttttttataaaggaaTTGTTTAAgggtaattttcattttactaCGTTGAAGTTTACCGAGTTTCAATATTCGATAcatgttgaaggaaaatggtgatcttcctaatataatttcaccaccactaattaaataatggggttgtattattttaggttcgacccattcgagacgcaagtctcttaattacaatcccttgcttcaagggaaaaccctttgattccatcataaagaaacagaacgtgtgtgtttgattttgcagctgctcccaagtccaacctcaggatgcctacgtatcctttgcgggaatcaagccactcgtagttcaaagattcatgatgaataaatgactcatcacaaaacgaagaatttgaatgggtttgattgaggagtttgagtgaatttagctgaataaaccagggattcgatatggaaatatgtttgggatggttgcatctagattgaatctctagattgcctacgtacccttttaaagggatcaaaccaacgtagttcaaaaaatttagaaattaatgggtaagtgtggcccaataatttagagttggtgtctttgagacgatttgaagattttcataggtagatgacccaataatttagaatttgtatctttgagataatttggggattttcataggtaggtgacctatgggaaaattttgaaattaatgggtaagtgtggcccattaattgagaatttgtgtttgagatatttgaatttaatctcattggaattttcatgggtagatgacccatgggaaaatttggatggttttgtaccactttttctttttgtcaatgtcccagaaaattaatgagcaattttgattaacccactaattttctaaagttgacatttgcacttggacccaaatatggctacaaggatttttttttaactaatCCATTAACCATATGATAGGGAATTTGGGCCTTAGGaaatttaatgggtaattATTTGGGTTACCCATTAATTATATGGGCTTCTGAGAGTCAATGGATAATTATTCTCTGACAGCCCATAATcctattttgggcttttgatgTTTGTTGATAGTTAGCCCATGAGCATggagccccaaaaaaaaactttggtcCAGCAGGCGATTAGCTATCCAACTCTTTGCAGAGTTTGTTTCCAAGTAAAATCAGACCttgcaatcccatctttatctGGAATACTTGTGATCAGTCCGAATTAAGAGCAAACACTGTTACTGTTCAGTCTTTAAAAAGGTACACGAAGTCACAATCGATACAGAGCCTTTGcaaacaaaaggagaaaaccaaaaagaaaaactgccACAACACATCAAGaggtttcagattttttttgtctttttcctcatttttttcTCTGCAACACCAAGTTTCTtgtgtctttgtttttcttttcttccaatcTCCAACAAAGTGGCGTCAGccaccttcttctttgttttgctttgacttttcttcttctttttatgactgtagcaaactttttttttgtttttgtttattgtcATACATCATGACATGTATATTGGTTGTTTGCTAAGAAACCAACAGATGGGGCATTCAATGCATAGGCTGCCCGAACGTGGCCCTTCCCAAGTTctgcttcttttccttttttttttttttttttatacccatgttttcttttggctgGCACCATTCTCTCCCTTTAACCCAGCAACACCCACGAAGTGGCGCTCAGCCACtttctttcccctttttttttagtggCTGTTTTTCTGCTTTAATTgtctgtttaatttttttctgtcTGTTGTGATTGTGTGCCCAACAAGAGGATCAtctaagagagagagggagagaggctGTGACAGAAAAACATGGcctctattttcttttccccttttttttttttacagatctccatttttttctctgcctattcttttcttcatgacTAACATCCTTTGCATTTTTTTGATGTAGTTTGctcagagagaaaaataaaggccTTCTTAAGCAGAGATGGAGAGGAGTGGTGAGAGAGCCCAAGAGGTAATTCAcgctctcttttttttgtacattttTTGAATTAACCCTCCAAACaccatttccatttcaaaggatttcCTTTTGCTCGGCAGAGCTTTGTTAAACAGGAATCCTCTCATGGATTTGTTGTTCATGATttaagggttgccacccattaTGGAATTATCATCCAAGAAAATGATttgagggttgccacccaatatggattcatcgtccaagaaaatgatttgagggttgccacccattaTGGAATTATCATCCAAGAAAATGATttgagggttgccacccaatatggattcatcatccaagaaaatgatttgagggttgccacccaacaagaattaa comes from Prunus dulcis chromosome 6, ALMONDv2, whole genome shotgun sequence and encodes:
- the LOC117631435 gene encoding 5'-3' exoribonuclease 3-like codes for the protein MGVPSFFRWLGNKYPKVVVKAIVDQRDESTSSPNPNGMEFDNLYLDMNGIIHPCFHPESDEDGVQPTSFEEVFINIFEYIDTLVNIVRPRKLLYMAIDGVAPRAKMNQQRARRFKSAKDKELADAEEEKLRRQFELEGKQVLPKKENEVSDSNIITPGTDFMYKLSNALRSYISLRLSNDSGWRDIKVILSDANVPGEGEHKIMSFIRQQRNFPSHDPNIRHCLYGLDADLIMLALATHEVHFSILREDVLNQEQQHANCQSVREMTPSSVKSGNRKASIVKKPYQLLHVWILREYLELDMQINDPPENFKFDLERIIDDFIFMCFFAGNDFLPHMPTLEIHENAIDLLMTIYKKEFKNLGGYMVDMLRVNDKKSGYIKLSRVEKFILLVGAYEDKIFKKRSELRERKLRRLCLNKDSLEEEIDAGSSATDSSGTCALPNGEEFEAPSLGMFENMHSQIIENTKEFKQKLKDSIRRKSDLFKNGDLGTDKVRYAAAGYKERYYKYKFSAEGPGDIESKRKEVVKYYTEGLHWVLLYYFSGPPSWTWFYPFHYAPFASDLKGLGQVKSKFEKGSPFLPIDTLMAVLPPRSAHALPKVYQTLMTDESSTIIDFYPSDFEIDMDGKRFTWQGICNLPFIEEERLLSETRKLEKELVGEDRDRNKEKVDQLFVLSTHNMASQIVALFTKENCPIKIDNSLCSGISGFLRLHENASSVKGGDHKLQEDSVLCVGYELPNDGPHVPRLLAGVEFPVKTITEDDLMETKLWHEYQGSTPSSSSQLVQERFRKPDNMGNQSFQNNARFTSSSPNMIHKFSGTGWGYGRGKAIASPDFGDRFHAPGRIHCERVMSSGSYSANGAVAYKKAALHETPVCNEKWRVAGSGSGDQIRTLRDLNISKSSSSQGWRPNGRVQPANNVFWPSRNGFTPDTNHAWQHGQCRGRGHQDSSKHYSPFAANRSSQASGSAHFVPRSWDTEGKPRW